One window from the genome of bacterium encodes:
- a CDS encoding BolA/IbaG family iron-sulfur metabolism protein, translating into MQIHPPPREVIGQIREVLENAFEGAEIEVTGMAGHFEIRVVSSAFEGKNTLAKQRLVYRALAPLMKGDEAPVHAVDRLETIVP; encoded by the coding sequence ATGCAGATCCACCCACCGCCAAGAGAAGTCATCGGCCAGATCCGCGAAGTTCTCGAGAACGCCTTCGAGGGCGCGGAGATCGAGGTAACTGGCATGGCCGGGCACTTCGAAATCCGCGTCGTATCCAGCGCCTTCGAGGGCAAGAACACGCTGGCCAAACAGCGCCTGGTGTACCGGGCCCTCGCGCCGCTGATGAAGGGCGACGAAGCCCCCGTGCACGCGGTCGATCGTCTGGAGACCATCGTCCCGTAG
- the grxD gene encoding Grx4 family monothiol glutaredoxin, whose product MSLDPQTRERITGLIETNQVMLFMKGTPDAPGCGFSAQAVQILSGLISDFGACDVLTDPEIRSGIKDFSDWPTIPQLYVRGEFQGGCDIIKEMYATGELHQVLELPVPEVTTPTISITDAAAEIIRGAQQQSEHAGLHVMIDPGFQHQLGFGPVQPGEIEVQASGFTVYFDRDSATRADGLLIDLASEGDRQGLAVSNPNAPDRASDAVAALPVSELKTLMDAGADFALYDVRAREEWDQARIPGAKLVDEAVAEEIGKLPKDTRLIFHCHHGGRSQAAAEHFAAQGFTKVFNLVGGIDAWSLEIDKSVPRY is encoded by the coding sequence ATGAGCCTCGACCCCCAGACCCGCGAACGCATCACCGGCCTGATCGAGACCAATCAAGTGATGCTGTTCATGAAGGGAACGCCGGACGCACCGGGTTGTGGATTTTCGGCACAGGCGGTCCAGATCCTCTCCGGACTCATCTCCGATTTCGGAGCCTGCGACGTTCTGACCGACCCCGAGATCCGCAGCGGCATCAAGGATTTCTCGGACTGGCCCACCATCCCCCAACTGTACGTGCGCGGGGAGTTCCAGGGCGGCTGCGACATCATCAAGGAGATGTACGCCACCGGAGAACTGCACCAGGTACTGGAATTGCCGGTGCCCGAGGTAACGACTCCGACGATTTCGATCACGGACGCGGCAGCCGAGATCATCCGCGGGGCTCAGCAACAGAGCGAGCACGCGGGGCTGCACGTGATGATCGACCCGGGGTTTCAGCATCAGCTCGGCTTCGGTCCGGTTCAGCCGGGCGAGATCGAAGTCCAGGCCTCGGGCTTCACGGTGTATTTCGATCGCGACTCTGCAACGCGGGCCGACGGACTCTTGATCGACCTCGCCTCGGAGGGCGATCGACAGGGCCTGGCCGTCAGCAATCCGAATGCTCCGGATCGAGCCTCCGACGCGGTCGCAGCGCTCCCCGTCAGCGAGTTGAAGACTCTGATGGATGCTGGAGCAGACTTCGCACTGTATGACGTGCGCGCGCGAGAGGAATGGGATCAAGCGCGTATCCCGGGTGCGAAGCTGGTCGACGAGGCCGTCGCGGAGGAGATCGGGAAACTGCCCAAGGACACGCGACTGATCTTTCACTGCCACCACGGGGGCCGCAGTCAGGCGGCGGCCGAGCACTTTGCAGCGCAGGGTTTCACAAAGGTCTTCAATCTGGTGGGCGGCATCGACGCCTGGTCGCTCGAGATCGACAAGAGCGTCCCCAGGTACTGA